In Thermococcus camini, a genomic segment contains:
- a CDS encoding SDR family oxidoreductase, with protein sequence MRDKLIVVTGGAGFIGSHIAWELVKDNEVIVIDNLYTGKEENIPPGAKLVRADIRDYESIAELISQADYVFHEAAQVSVVESVRDPVFTEEVNVIGTLNILKALLEGHGKLVFASSAAVYGDNPNLPLKESERPKPLSPYGVTKATAEEYLRVFNELYGVPTVALRYFNVFGPRQSANQYAGVISIFINRALKNEPLVIFGDGKQTRDFIYVKDVVRANILAAESRRSNGKVFNVATGRGTSILELATKIIEITGANTSILFDKPRPGDIRHSLADIGEIRKLGFEPEWSLEEGLKKTVEWYAKDRRQRE encoded by the coding sequence ATGAGGGACAAGCTGATAGTTGTTACAGGAGGGGCTGGCTTCATAGGCTCCCACATCGCCTGGGAGCTTGTAAAAGACAACGAGGTAATCGTCATCGACAACCTCTACACGGGGAAGGAGGAGAACATTCCACCGGGAGCGAAGCTCGTGAGGGCAGACATCAGGGACTACGAATCAATAGCAGAGCTGATAAGCCAAGCGGATTATGTTTTCCACGAAGCTGCTCAAGTTAGCGTCGTCGAGAGCGTCAGAGACCCGGTTTTCACCGAGGAAGTCAACGTCATCGGCACGCTCAACATTCTGAAAGCCCTTCTGGAAGGTCACGGGAAGCTGGTCTTTGCCTCCTCCGCGGCTGTCTACGGGGACAATCCAAACCTGCCGCTGAAGGAATCCGAGAGACCAAAACCGCTTTCACCGTATGGAGTGACCAAGGCAACAGCTGAAGAGTACCTGCGGGTCTTCAACGAGCTCTACGGAGTTCCAACCGTTGCACTGCGCTACTTTAACGTCTTCGGGCCAAGACAGAGCGCCAACCAGTACGCGGGCGTTATAAGCATCTTCATCAACCGCGCCCTGAAGAACGAGCCTCTCGTTATCTTCGGAGACGGTAAACAGACGAGGGACTTCATCTACGTGAAGGACGTCGTTAGGGCAAACATACTCGCCGCCGAGAGCCGCAGGAGCAACGGAAAGGTTTTCAACGTCGCCACCGGAAGAGGGACGAGCATTCTGGAGCTCGCCACCAAGATAATCGAGATAACCGGCGCAAACACCTCGATCCTCTTCGACAAGCCGAGGCCCGGGGACATAAGGCACAGCCTCGCAGATATAGGAGAGATAAGAAAGCTCGGCTTCGAGCCGGAGTGGAGCCTTGAGGAGGGGCTGAAGAAAACGGTGGAATGGTACGCTAAGGACCGTCGGCAACGGGAGTGA
- a CDS encoding DUF2341 domain-containing protein → MNRVRIKFIAVAFALLLILGTFGLAVPGINVDVQGVGAGSQRLVSPILQGSIWFNTGLTSSELVFSEDLPAGTQIYVSLRDANNNTIAYNYSIVLTSDLTAGSILRYSLVNPNGASRADVARAVVTVMTPDYQTTFTSGNILVTSRELGVGTANTTVFCTPITVKENSGQTLYNYSVLVVLDDSANNNNEAWSVDWNVINTTNLYFTDDAGNPLYFWVQRLDTVNRIAYLWVKLPELTAGSSKTICLNYGVWPNPYSSYHNLYRTFLFVDDFNTFNTAAWESNVPVTVTNSYLELSSNQWVWTKKTFGTHYAVHIGAYLVYDDGTRFNNAPNTNTRYYSLGPFFMGYIAPDNTAYAEGAGGRYRSTIFWGTIFDSEAKGLLTFTLPGDPDATGYWDASRTNSQYPWSTDVYITMTLYNGQLNFYQKNPDGNWGNVSTYTQMSSYAVTVTGDGRIGFGQWSDYKNEPSRYYWIVVRNYVDPEPSVSVGYWYYKLVFHPQPPATTAVGSPLTAVALASVQGLNDALLAGKSVPLRFPISLQVPSNNTPLIQVGNGTEERIKELVSNLTPVADGP, encoded by the coding sequence ATGAATAGAGTGAGGATAAAATTCATTGCCGTGGCGTTCGCACTGCTACTGATTCTGGGAACCTTTGGGTTAGCCGTGCCTGGGATTAACGTGGACGTTCAGGGGGTTGGGGCCGGTTCTCAGAGACTTGTTTCCCCCATTCTCCAGGGGTCAATATGGTTTAACACGGGATTAACTTCCAGTGAGCTCGTTTTCTCGGAAGACCTTCCTGCGGGAACGCAGATTTATGTTTCGCTTCGAGACGCCAACAACAACACCATTGCTTACAATTACTCCATTGTTCTCACGTCGGATTTGACGGCTGGAAGCATTCTGCGGTATTCCCTCGTCAATCCAAACGGAGCCAGCAGGGCCGATGTCGCCAGGGCTGTCGTGACCGTTATGACCCCCGACTACCAGACCACGTTCACCTCGGGTAATATACTGGTTACGAGCAGGGAGCTGGGAGTTGGAACCGCAAACACCACCGTCTTCTGCACCCCGATAACCGTTAAGGAGAACAGCGGGCAGACCCTTTACAACTACAGCGTTCTGGTCGTCTTGGACGACAGTGCCAATAACAACAACGAGGCATGGAGCGTTGATTGGAACGTCATCAACACAACCAACCTTTACTTCACAGATGACGCCGGCAATCCACTGTATTTCTGGGTTCAGCGCCTGGACACTGTTAACAGGATAGCGTACCTGTGGGTCAAGCTTCCCGAGCTCACCGCGGGTTCATCGAAGACCATATGCCTCAACTATGGCGTGTGGCCCAATCCCTACTCCAGCTACCACAACCTGTACAGGACCTTCCTTTTCGTTGATGATTTCAACACCTTCAACACCGCCGCTTGGGAAAGCAACGTCCCGGTCACGGTGACGAACAGCTACTTAGAGCTCTCCAGCAACCAGTGGGTGTGGACCAAGAAGACCTTCGGCACGCACTACGCCGTTCACATTGGGGCTTACCTCGTCTACGACGACGGCACCAGGTTTAACAACGCCCCCAACACCAATACCCGGTACTACTCTCTGGGACCTTTCTTCATGGGCTACATAGCCCCGGACAACACAGCCTACGCGGAGGGGGCCGGCGGTAGATACAGGAGCACCATTTTCTGGGGCACTATCTTCGATAGTGAGGCCAAGGGACTGCTGACCTTCACGCTCCCCGGCGACCCCGACGCGACCGGATACTGGGACGCTTCGAGGACGAACAGTCAGTACCCGTGGAGTACTGACGTATACATTACCATGACCCTCTACAATGGTCAGCTTAACTTCTACCAGAAGAACCCGGACGGCAACTGGGGCAACGTCAGCACGTACACCCAGATGTCAAGCTACGCCGTGACTGTAACCGGAGACGGCAGGATCGGCTTCGGTCAGTGGAGTGATTACAAAAATGAGCCCAGCAGGTATTACTGGATAGTTGTCAGGAACTACGTTGATCCAGAGCCCTCTGTCTCGGTTGGGTACTGGTACTACAAGCTTGTCTTCCATCCACAGCCCCCAGCCACCACGGCCGTAGGGTCTCCCTTAACTGCCGTTGCTCTGGCATCGGTCCAGGGGTTAAACGACGCTCTGCTGGCTGGAAAGAGCGTCCCGCTCAGGTTCCCGATTTCCCTTCAAGTGCCCTCGAACAACACTCCGTTAATTCAGGTGGGCAACGGCACGGAAGAAAGAATAAAGGAACTGGTTTCCAACCTCACTCCCGTTGCCGACGGTCCTTAG
- the pfdA gene encoding prefoldin subunit alpha — protein MAEMNEMEKLAYEYQLLQAQAQLLAQNLELLTLGRNEFQAVKETLEGLRKVEEEKPEILVPVGAGSFLKARIEDKENAIVSVGAGYAIEKNLDDAVTYLDARIREYDEAIAKTQEALRKLEGQLGELAQKAQELQQRQAMGFSVKK, from the coding sequence ATGGCCGAGATGAACGAGATGGAGAAGCTCGCTTACGAGTATCAGCTCCTTCAGGCCCAGGCACAGCTCTTGGCCCAGAACCTCGAACTGCTCACCCTGGGGAGGAACGAGTTCCAGGCGGTCAAGGAGACGCTGGAGGGACTCAGGAAGGTCGAGGAGGAGAAGCCTGAGATTCTGGTGCCGGTTGGCGCGGGTTCGTTCCTTAAGGCGAGGATAGAAGACAAGGAAAACGCGATAGTCAGCGTTGGCGCTGGATACGCCATAGAGAAGAACCTCGACGATGCGGTAACGTATCTGGACGCGCGCATCAGGGAGTACGACGAGGCGATAGCCAAGACCCAGGAGGCACTCAGAAAGCTTGAAGGACAGCTGGGAGAGCTCGCCCAGAAGGCGCAGGAGCTTCAGCAGAGGCAGGCGATGGGTTTCAGCGTGAAGAAGTAA
- a CDS encoding nucleotide-binding protein codes for MQLVIASGKGGVGKSTVTASLLYLLKDEYRFVAVDADADAPNLDLLLGVERWEEERELIGAKVARINAESCIRCGICQERCPYDCIKVIGGDYVVSELTCEGCNVCGLVCPVPGTITLEEVRSGVVRKTMTRYGFPLISAQLDVGRPNSGKLVTEEKEWAKKLMGELGLEHMIVDSAAGIGCQVIASIGGADLTILVAEPTPASLSDVQRAYKVVQHFRQPAYLIINKADFNPGFTALREWAEAEGIPILGEIPYDRAIPRSMSMLKPFVEAFPDSKAAEAMRGIAERVREEILK; via the coding sequence ATGCAGCTGGTCATAGCGAGCGGCAAGGGAGGTGTTGGGAAGAGCACCGTCACAGCTTCACTCCTCTACCTGCTGAAGGACGAGTACCGGTTCGTTGCCGTTGATGCCGATGCAGACGCGCCGAATCTCGACCTGCTCCTCGGCGTGGAGCGCTGGGAGGAGGAGAGGGAGCTGATAGGTGCAAAGGTGGCAAGGATAAATGCGGAGAGCTGCATAAGGTGCGGTATCTGCCAGGAGCGCTGCCCCTACGACTGCATCAAGGTTATTGGCGGGGACTACGTTGTCAGCGAGCTGACCTGCGAGGGCTGCAACGTATGCGGTCTGGTCTGTCCGGTTCCGGGGACGATAACGCTGGAGGAAGTCCGCTCCGGCGTGGTGAGGAAAACAATGACGCGCTATGGCTTTCCTCTTATCTCTGCCCAGCTCGACGTTGGAAGGCCCAACAGCGGAAAGCTCGTTACCGAGGAGAAGGAGTGGGCGAAGAAGCTCATGGGCGAGCTCGGTCTTGAGCACATGATAGTGGACAGCGCCGCTGGAATAGGCTGCCAGGTCATAGCGAGCATCGGTGGGGCGGATTTGACGATACTAGTTGCTGAGCCAACACCGGCTTCCCTCAGCGATGTCCAGAGGGCCTACAAGGTCGTCCAGCACTTCAGGCAGCCGGCTTACCTCATCATCAACAAGGCCGACTTCAACCCCGGCTTTACTGCCCTGAGGGAGTGGGCCGAAGCCGAGGGAATCCCGATACTCGGTGAGATACCCTACGACAGGGCCATTCCGAGGAGCATGAGCATGCTTAAGCCCTTCGTCGAGGCCTTTCCGGACTCGAAGGCTGCCGAAGCGATGAGGGGGATAGCGGAGAGGGTCAGGGAAGAGATACTTAAGTGA
- a CDS encoding nucleotide-binding protein, whose translation MQIAVSGGKGGTGKSTVAINLAIALKEHYDLVLADLDVEAPNDHLLLGVELANEEPVELFMPRFDYGKCTRCRKCAEVCEEHAIITMRDGTPFLMPNLCSGCAACEIVCPVPGAILPGKKLMGHTYLTETPYGFPLVTGRLLEGEERAMPIVSRAKKRAQGLGKELLMVDTAAGTSNTVSKALEDSRLIIAVTEPTPLGIHDGELILKLAKLMNVPAMVVVNRSDLGDVGKVRKIAEKYGAEVIAEIPYSENIIRSYVEGKPIVLTDYTEAGLFREIASRVVEFLGGGE comes from the coding sequence TTGCAGATAGCGGTGAGCGGTGGGAAAGGAGGAACTGGAAAATCGACCGTCGCGATAAACCTCGCGATAGCGCTTAAAGAGCACTACGACCTTGTCCTGGCGGATCTCGATGTTGAAGCTCCCAACGACCACCTTCTCCTCGGCGTGGAACTGGCCAACGAGGAGCCGGTTGAACTGTTCATGCCGCGCTTCGACTATGGGAAGTGCACCCGGTGCAGGAAGTGCGCCGAGGTCTGTGAGGAGCACGCGATAATAACCATGCGCGACGGGACGCCCTTCCTGATGCCGAACCTCTGCTCCGGCTGCGCCGCCTGTGAGATAGTCTGTCCGGTTCCAGGGGCGATTCTGCCGGGCAAGAAGCTGATGGGGCACACTTATCTTACAGAGACTCCCTACGGCTTCCCGCTCGTCACGGGAAGGCTCCTTGAGGGTGAGGAACGAGCGATGCCGATAGTTTCGAGGGCCAAGAAGCGCGCTCAGGGGCTTGGTAAGGAACTTCTGATGGTCGATACCGCCGCGGGGACGAGCAACACGGTATCGAAGGCCCTTGAGGATTCGAGGCTCATCATAGCCGTCACCGAGCCGACACCCCTAGGCATTCATGACGGCGAGCTGATTCTGAAACTCGCGAAGCTGATGAATGTTCCCGCGATGGTCGTTGTGAACCGCTCGGACCTCGGTGACGTGGGCAAGGTGCGCAAGATTGCCGAGAAGTACGGTGCGGAGGTAATCGCGGAGATTCCGTACAGCGAGAACATCATAAGGAGCTACGTTGAGGGGAAGCCAATAGTCCTGACGGATTATACCGAAGCGGGGCTCTTCAGGGAGATTGCTTCCAGGGTCGTTGAGTTCCTCGGAGGTGGTGAGTGA
- a CDS encoding NifB/NifX family molybdenum-iron cluster-binding protein produces MRCLKVAFGMENDETLIDAHYGDSEFFAIYEVCEDGSVKLLEKRHNKAKDFEEHDEGHGDPRKFKAVVSQLLDVDVLAAFRMGPNFLRIRDKTNKVAFFTRTRDLSVALERLIENFDDIYTQVQAKKAEKPPIEE; encoded by the coding sequence ATGAGGTGCCTGAAGGTCGCGTTTGGAATGGAAAACGATGAGACGCTCATAGATGCCCACTACGGGGACTCGGAGTTCTTCGCGATATACGAGGTCTGCGAAGATGGTAGCGTTAAGCTGCTCGAAAAGAGGCACAATAAAGCTAAGGACTTCGAGGAGCATGATGAAGGCCATGGCGACCCCAGGAAGTTCAAGGCGGTTGTTAGTCAGCTCCTCGACGTTGACGTTTTGGCGGCCTTCAGAATGGGGCCGAACTTTTTGAGAATACGGGACAAAACCAACAAGGTGGCATTCTTCACGAGGACGAGGGACTTAAGCGTCGCCTTGGAGAGACTCATCGAGAACTTCGACGACATCTATACTCAAGTTCAGGCCAAAAAGGCCGAAAAGCCGCCGATAGAGGAGTGA
- a CDS encoding methyltransferase family protein, with amino-acid sequence MRFLGIVPKVSLFAVPYAVLAFCLNSKLSRPFIRFPSMGIALLTVGIALWLLCYFQVSRAYQKGELLTTGCYSRIRHPIYSIWGLLILPGFSLVIDGFMLGLPFVYWLAVVRFIGEEERALAERFGDEWKSYARKTPRFIPRI; translated from the coding sequence ATGAGGTTCCTTGGGATAGTTCCCAAGGTTTCCCTTTTCGCGGTTCCCTACGCGGTTCTCGCATTTTGCCTAAACTCGAAGCTCTCCAGACCATTTATCAGGTTTCCCAGTATGGGAATTGCCCTTCTCACAGTTGGCATAGCACTCTGGCTCCTCTGCTATTTCCAAGTTTCAAGGGCCTACCAGAAAGGCGAGCTGCTCACAACGGGGTGCTACTCTAGGATCAGACATCCTATCTATTCAATCTGGGGGCTCCTGATTCTTCCGGGCTTCTCGCTCGTCATCGACGGTTTCATGCTCGGTCTGCCTTTCGTCTACTGGCTCGCGGTGGTGAGGTTTATAGGGGAGGAGGAGAGAGCCTTAGCGGAGAGGTTCGGCGATGAGTGGAAAAGCTACGCGAGAAAAACGCCCAGGTTCATACCGAGGATCTGA
- a CDS encoding DUF2250 domain-containing protein, translating to MSGKATREKRPGSYRGSELLPVHLYILIHLKRAGVDYAKMIGKMSGLPLELITDAIGALLEIGLIERDPGSAVKRSKASFKKAFEVHKHHTYYRLSREGELFVRSIDERWLERYFNGLFPEGWNVVRALAQSRDVKEAGKKVNIDGETVEELRILIFITEKGRKTEFFKRLWEFLGV from the coding sequence ATGAGTGGAAAAGCTACGCGAGAAAAACGCCCAGGTTCATACCGAGGATCTGAGCTTCTCCCCGTTCACCTCTATATCCTGATCCATCTAAAGAGGGCGGGCGTTGATTACGCGAAGATGATTGGGAAGATGAGCGGCCTTCCGCTTGAACTCATAACGGATGCAATCGGCGCCCTCCTTGAAATCGGCCTGATAGAACGCGACCCAGGGAGCGCGGTAAAGCGAAGCAAAGCAAGCTTCAAGAAGGCCTTCGAGGTCCACAAGCACCACACCTACTACCGCCTCTCGCGCGAGGGAGAACTCTTCGTCCGCTCGATTGATGAGAGGTGGCTTGAGCGATACTTCAACGGTCTTTTTCCAGAGGGCTGGAATGTCGTTAGAGCACTCGCCCAGAGCAGGGACGTAAAGGAAGCGGGGAAAAAGGTAAACATTGACGGCGAAACCGTTGAAGAGCTGAGGATTCTCATCTTCATAACTGAAAAAGGAAGAAAAACGGAGTTCTTTAAGAGGCTGTGGGAATTCCTCGGGGTTTAA
- a CDS encoding MBL fold metallo-hydrolase, translating into MRILVLNDNTPGKGFLNDWGWSVLVEGKNRFIFDADTKGEILLHNSRVLGVSLKGLDFAVLSHWHYDHYGGLPLVGELNPGIPLYAPPGNGTMVRQWGFRVGEVRKAGELEAGVWTSGPLNGFEQAIGVETPSALVVIVGCSHPGVEGLTRAVLEVSGYGKAHLVIGGFHYLPAGALDRLSELTEFIAPAHCSGEDAKAYVRRKYPEKFVEVRTGSVIEL; encoded by the coding sequence ATGCGGATCCTTGTCCTCAACGACAATACCCCAGGAAAGGGCTTCCTCAACGACTGGGGCTGGAGCGTTCTGGTTGAGGGAAAAAACCGCTTCATATTTGATGCGGACACTAAAGGGGAGATTCTCCTCCATAACTCCAGAGTGTTGGGTGTATCTCTAAAAGGCCTCGACTTCGCGGTTCTGAGCCACTGGCACTACGACCACTATGGAGGCCTTCCTCTCGTAGGGGAGCTGAATCCTGGAATTCCTCTCTACGCCCCGCCGGGAAACGGGACGATGGTGAGACAATGGGGGTTCCGGGTTGGGGAGGTCAGGAAGGCCGGTGAACTTGAGGCAGGGGTTTGGACTTCGGGGCCCTTAAACGGTTTTGAGCAAGCTATCGGGGTTGAAACTCCTTCAGCCCTCGTCGTCATCGTTGGCTGTTCCCATCCGGGCGTTGAGGGGCTTACAAGGGCAGTCCTTGAGGTTTCTGGCTATGGGAAAGCCCACCTCGTAATCGGTGGTTTTCATTACCTCCCGGCCGGGGCTCTTGATAGGTTGTCGGAGTTGACTGAGTTCATAGCTCCTGCCCACTGTTCTGGGGAGGATGCGAAGGCGTATGTGCGGAGGAAATATCCCGAAAAGTTCGTTGAGGTTAGAACGGGGAGCGTCATCGAGCTTTAA
- the tsaA gene encoding tRNA (N6-threonylcarbamoyladenosine(37)-N6)-methyltransferase TrmO gives MEITYRIIGIIHSPFKEPKGVPIQPSAARGVRGTVEVFPEYAPGLKDIEGFSHIILIYHFHLAKPGKLLVKPYMDEEEHGVFATRAPGRPNPIGISIVRLTGVEGNVLHIEDVDIVDGTPLLDIKPYVPEFDIRDVERKGWLERNVHKLPEARDDGRFVRG, from the coding sequence ATGGAGATAACCTACCGCATCATTGGAATCATCCACAGCCCATTCAAGGAGCCGAAGGGCGTTCCAATACAGCCTTCGGCGGCGAGGGGCGTTAGGGGAACCGTCGAGGTCTTCCCGGAGTACGCACCCGGGCTGAAGGACATCGAGGGCTTCTCGCACATCATACTAATTTACCACTTCCACCTCGCAAAGCCTGGAAAGCTTTTGGTCAAACCCTACATGGACGAGGAGGAGCACGGGGTTTTCGCCACCCGCGCACCGGGCAGACCGAACCCAATAGGCATCTCGATAGTGAGGCTCACCGGCGTCGAGGGAAACGTGCTCCATATCGAAGACGTTGACATCGTTGACGGAACGCCCCTGCTTGACATAAAGCCATATGTGCCAGAGTTTGACATAAGGGACGTTGAGAGAAAGGGCTGGCTGGAGCGAAACGTTCACAAGCTTCCGGAGGCCAGGGACGACGGCAGGTTTGTAAGGGGATAG
- a CDS encoding NifB/NifX family molybdenum-iron cluster-binding protein, whose product MRIAIPTNGGGLEDTVAPVFARAPAFLIADVDENGNVTNSKVIQNGAAMAGGGAGPLAVQTLINEGVEAVIAPQVGPNALGAIQAAGIRLYQVAPGTPVEEAIKAVVSGSVGQFTAPVAPAPATPTAPAPAYGPYPATPTYPAYPAYGYGFGWGRGGGWGRGRGFGRGWGRGGRGWGARLGYCPWTGQPSRRTLRWLYGWW is encoded by the coding sequence ATGAGAATCGCGATACCCACCAATGGAGGGGGGCTTGAGGACACCGTCGCCCCTGTTTTTGCCAGGGCACCGGCTTTCCTCATAGCGGACGTTGACGAAAACGGCAACGTCACCAACAGCAAGGTCATCCAGAACGGTGCCGCCATGGCAGGAGGCGGAGCCGGGCCACTGGCCGTCCAGACCTTAATCAACGAGGGCGTCGAAGCGGTGATAGCACCGCAGGTCGGCCCCAACGCCCTCGGAGCCATACAGGCCGCTGGAATAAGGCTTTACCAAGTCGCCCCGGGGACACCCGTTGAAGAAGCGATAAAGGCAGTCGTGAGTGGAAGCGTTGGGCAGTTCACAGCTCCAGTAGCACCGGCTCCGGCAACCCCAACGGCGCCAGCTCCGGCCTACGGCCCGTACCCGGCGACGCCCACATACCCGGCCTACCCCGCTTACGGCTACGGCTTTGGCTGGGGCCGCGGTGGCGGCTGGGGAAGAGGCAGAGGCTTTGGAAGGGGATGGGGCAGAGGAGGCAGAGGCTGGGGAGCGAGGCTCGGCTACTGCCCATGGACCGGCCAGCCCAGCAGGAGAACCCTCCGCTGGCTCTACGGCTGGTGGTGA
- a CDS encoding NifB/NifX family molybdenum-iron cluster-binding protein, translating into MRIIVSTVNGGLDDGVNPAFGRTPTFTIVDVENGEITGAQVVQNPGYSQPRGAGVTAAQFVIDNGADVVIAGQFGPNSSGVLQAAGIRMVSAPATMTVREAVEAFLRGELTGAVFGPEGGAGGGMGRGMGRGMGRGRGMGRGGGMGRGGGW; encoded by the coding sequence ATGAGGATCATAGTCTCAACCGTAAACGGAGGACTCGATGACGGGGTGAACCCGGCGTTCGGGAGGACACCAACCTTCACGATAGTTGACGTCGAAAACGGAGAAATAACCGGCGCCCAGGTCGTTCAGAACCCTGGCTATTCTCAGCCGAGGGGGGCAGGCGTTACCGCGGCGCAGTTCGTCATAGACAATGGTGCCGATGTGGTTATAGCGGGTCAGTTTGGGCCCAACTCATCGGGAGTACTCCAAGCTGCTGGCATAAGGATGGTCTCGGCCCCGGCCACGATGACCGTCAGAGAAGCCGTCGAAGCCTTCTTGAGGGGTGAGCTCACCGGGGCCGTTTTTGGCCCTGAAGGTGGAGCCGGCGGAGGAATGGGAAGAGGTATGGGACGCGGCATGGGAAGAGGCAGAGGAATGGGTCGTGGAGGCGGAATGGGAAGAGGCGGCGGTTGGTGA
- a CDS encoding nuclear hormone receptor family protein translates to MPIMRLWHGRVPIEKADEYEKFLIERAVPDYGSVDGLLKLYFTRKDEGDVAHFLLVTIWDSMESIKKFAGENPEIAKYYPEDDDFLLEKEKYVQHYRIFYEG, encoded by the coding sequence ATGCCGATTATGAGGCTCTGGCACGGAAGGGTGCCAATCGAAAAGGCGGACGAGTACGAAAAGTTCCTCATCGAGAGGGCGGTTCCTGACTACGGCTCCGTCGATGGACTTTTAAAGCTCTACTTCACGAGGAAGGATGAAGGAGACGTTGCCCATTTCCTTCTCGTCACGATATGGGACTCGATGGAGTCCATCAAGAAGTTTGCAGGGGAAAACCCGGAGATAGCGAAGTATTATCCAGAAGACGATGACTTCCTGCTGGAAAAAGAGAAGTACGTTCAGCATTACAGGATTTTCTACGAAGGATGA
- a CDS encoding DUF998 domain-containing protein — protein sequence MKRGQLWAGILSPQVALGGIGIAIMINRSWWKLTDNAISDLGKVGLPYNWVMNVPLFISAVLAIYYAAGLFGEVKNRVFRLGIALFVIGLVFLAGVALFPEGTGPHYHVSWGFFLAGSIGYLIAGAGLWLEGLRKFGAFTVLLFTAEVLLARWTFRIFSGVAIAEFIGIFAMIIWHYSLMGTLLKAGFLGIKD from the coding sequence ATGAAAAGGGGCCAGCTGTGGGCTGGCATTCTTTCTCCCCAAGTAGCCCTTGGCGGGATAGGCATTGCAATCATGATAAACCGCTCCTGGTGGAAACTAACGGACAACGCGATAAGCGACCTGGGAAAGGTCGGTCTCCCGTACAATTGGGTGATGAACGTTCCGCTGTTCATATCCGCTGTTCTCGCCATCTATTATGCAGCCGGTCTGTTTGGTGAAGTTAAAAACAGGGTTTTCAGGCTTGGAATCGCCCTCTTCGTTATCGGACTGGTCTTCTTGGCCGGGGTGGCACTCTTCCCGGAGGGGACTGGGCCCCACTACCACGTCAGCTGGGGGTTCTTTCTGGCAGGGAGCATCGGGTATTTAATAGCAGGGGCAGGTCTCTGGCTCGAAGGCCTACGGAAGTTCGGAGCCTTCACGGTTTTGCTTTTCACCGCCGAGGTTCTCCTCGCGAGATGGACATTTAGAATCTTCAGCGGCGTTGCTATCGCCGAGTTCATTGGAATTTTCGCTATGATAATCTGGCACTATTCCCTGATGGGAACACTTCTAAAAGCAGGGTTTTTGGGGATTAAGGATTAA
- a CDS encoding PPC domain-containing DNA-binding protein, whose amino-acid sequence MRFSRGRNFLFRIPEGEELLKFINEFAKKNNVLIGTVSAIGSLKNPKIGYFDEEAREYKVIELTGTYELVSLAGNISLKDGEPFAHIHVALGDSDGMLYGGHLVEGEVFVAEIFIQELLGELLERKPKENGLALWDVEV is encoded by the coding sequence GTGAGGTTTTCAAGGGGGCGGAATTTCCTCTTCCGGATTCCAGAGGGGGAGGAGCTCCTGAAGTTCATAAACGAGTTTGCAAAGAAAAACAACGTCTTGATTGGAACCGTCAGCGCCATCGGGAGTCTGAAAAACCCGAAGATAGGTTACTTCGATGAGGAAGCCAGGGAGTACAAGGTCATCGAGCTGACGGGTACCTATGAGCTAGTCTCTCTCGCTGGTAACATAAGCCTCAAGGATGGGGAACCCTTTGCTCACATTCACGTTGCCTTAGGAGACTCCGACGGCATGCTCTACGGGGGCCATCTCGTTGAAGGGGAGGTCTTTGTGGCCGAGATCTTTATACAGGAACTCCTCGGAGAACTCCTTGAGAGGAAACCGAAGGAGAACGGGCTGGCACTGTGGGATGTGGAAGTGTAA
- a CDS encoding chromate resistance protein ChrB domain-containing protein: MKWVTREHVHVDRVACPWLIRRFIDPEAEFIFVPRDTDPATITEGIPFDFKGVELGHHDGKCSFDAFVEKYNITDPAVLKIAEIVREADTHVENPQPLAVALDILARGYRMICKDDYETLEKEFYLYDAMYAYFKKQIEEGKA, from the coding sequence ATGAAGTGGGTGACCCGTGAACACGTCCACGTTGACCGCGTGGCGTGTCCCTGGCTTATAAGGCGTTTTATTGACCCCGAGGCGGAGTTTATCTTCGTGCCCCGCGATACAGACCCCGCAACAATCACCGAGGGAATACCCTTTGATTTTAAGGGGGTTGAGCTCGGTCATCATGATGGAAAATGCTCCTTCGATGCCTTCGTTGAGAAGTACAACATAACAGACCCCGCCGTTTTGAAGATTGCCGAGATAGTTCGGGAGGCCGACACTCACGTTGAGAATCCCCAGCCCCTGGCGGTTGCCCTCGATATACTCGCAAGAGGATACAGGATGATATGCAAGGATGACTATGAAACCCTTGAGAAGGAGTTTTACCTCTACGACGCCATGTACGCCTACTTTAAGAAGCAGATTGAGGAAGGAAAGGCTTAA